A DNA window from Gillisia sp. Hel1_33_143 contains the following coding sequences:
- a CDS encoding DUF6495 family protein: MKYTRLTKEQLEEMHQEFINFLATQSITAKEWGDIKTNKPEVAEEELDLFSDLVWEGVLDKVEFLEHFSPQQIYLFNITEVEMDLIAIKVENEAIDLTSREGYNWLRKNIMDDAVNLFTSSKVLNADRNKDIFALIQQGAVITKGELFGYFDTFVNS; this comes from the coding sequence ATGAAATATACACGACTTACAAAAGAGCAATTAGAAGAAATGCATCAGGAGTTCATTAACTTCTTAGCTACACAATCTATTACCGCTAAAGAGTGGGGAGATATAAAAACTAATAAGCCAGAGGTGGCAGAAGAAGAGTTAGATCTGTTTAGTGACTTGGTGTGGGAAGGAGTTCTTGATAAAGTAGAATTTTTAGAGCATTTCTCTCCGCAGCAAATATATCTTTTCAATATAACTGAAGTAGAAATGGATCTAATAGCCATTAAGGTGGAAAATGAAGCAATAGATCTTACTTCTCGTGAAGGCTATAATTGGCTACGAAAAAATATTATGGATGACGCAGTTAACCTTTTCACTTCTTCCAAAGTATTGAATGCAGATAGGAATAAAGATATTTTTGCTCTTATTCAACAAGGCGCAGTAATTACTAAAGGAGAGCTTTTTGGTTACTTTGATACTTTTGTGAATTCTTAA
- the rpsR gene encoding 30S ribosomal protein S18, with product MSSIEQQAKGKKDGEIRYLTPLNIETSKTKKYCRFKRSGIKYIDYKDADWLLSFVNEQGKLLPRRLTGTSLKYQRKVAVAVKRARHLALMPYVGDLLK from the coding sequence ATGTCATCTATTGAACAACAAGCAAAAGGAAAAAAAGATGGGGAGATCAGATATCTTACCCCACTTAACATAGAGACCTCAAAAACTAAAAAATACTGTAGATTTAAGAGATCTGGTATTAAATACATCGATTACAAAGATGCAGATTGGTTGTTGAGTTTCGTAAATGAGCAAGGTAAATTGTTACCTCGTCGTTTAACAGGAACTTCTCTAAAATATCAGCGTAAAGTGGCTGTAGCGGTTAAACGTGCACGTCATTTAGCATTAATGCCTTATGTTGGCGATTTATTAAAATAA
- the rpsF gene encoding 30S ribosomal protein S6 produces the protein MNHYETVFILNPVLSDDQIKETVKKYEDFLVSNGAKMVSKENWGLKKLAYPIQHKKSGFYHLFEFQAPGEAINPLEIEFRRDERMMRYLTVSLDKHAIAWAEKRRNRNKEKA, from the coding sequence ATGAATCATTATGAAACTGTTTTCATCTTGAATCCCGTTTTATCTGATGACCAGATAAAGGAGACAGTTAAGAAATACGAAGATTTTCTTGTTTCTAACGGTGCTAAGATGGTATCAAAAGAAAATTGGGGGCTTAAAAAATTAGCGTACCCAATTCAACACAAAAAAAGTGGTTTTTATCACTTATTCGAATTCCAAGCTCCAGGAGAAGCTATTAATCCTCTAGAGATTGAATTTAGAAGAGACGAGCGTATGATGCGTTACTTAACTGTAAGTTTAGATAAGCATGCAATTGCTTGGGCAGAGAAAAGAAGAAACAGAAACAAAGAAAAAGCGTAG
- the rplI gene encoding 50S ribosomal protein L9, with protein MELILRKDVENLGFKNDMVTVKNGYGRNFLIPQGFAELATPSAKKVLAETLKQRAFKEQKNIDEAKKQAAKLNGLELKLTAKAGGGDKMFGSITDADLSDALAKEGVELEKKYITIAGGNIKRLGQYEATLRFHREVISTFTFDVVSEA; from the coding sequence ATGGAATTGATACTTAGAAAAGACGTAGAAAATTTAGGATTTAAAAATGATATGGTAACTGTGAAGAATGGTTACGGTAGAAATTTTCTTATCCCTCAAGGATTTGCTGAATTGGCTACTCCTTCAGCTAAAAAAGTTTTAGCTGAAACTTTAAAGCAACGTGCTTTTAAAGAACAAAAGAATATAGACGAAGCTAAAAAACAAGCCGCTAAACTTAACGGATTGGAATTGAAACTTACTGCTAAAGCAGGTGGTGGAGATAAAATGTTTGGATCTATTACAGATGCTGACCTTTCTGACGCTCTTGCTAAAGAAGGTGTAGAATTAGAGAAAAAATATATTACAATTGCTGGTGGTAACATTAAGCGTTTAGGACAATATGAAGCTACATTGCGTTTTCACCGTGAAGTAATTTCTACCTTTACTTTTGATGTAGTATCAGAAGCATAA